In Thermosynechococcus sichuanensis E542, a single genomic region encodes these proteins:
- the rdgB gene encoding RdgB/HAM1 family non-canonical purine NTP pyrophosphatase, whose amino-acid sequence MPVLAQAILASHNAGKVKEFQGWLQPWIGELLPLPATIEIAETADSFVGNACLKAATAAKEMGAWAIADDSGLAVHALGGAPGIYSARYGATDAERIERLLREMTGVSDRAAEFICVIALARPDGTIAVTTEGRCAGEILTAPRGQGGFGYDPIFWVPSQQRTFAEMNPTEKQQVSHRGQALQRLREYFQTFNP is encoded by the coding sequence ATGCCCGTTCTCGCCCAAGCGATCTTAGCCAGTCACAATGCCGGTAAGGTCAAAGAGTTTCAAGGTTGGTTACAACCGTGGATTGGGGAGTTGCTACCCCTGCCCGCCACCATTGAGATTGCTGAGACTGCCGATTCCTTTGTGGGTAATGCCTGTTTGAAGGCCGCCACTGCCGCCAAGGAGATGGGAGCGTGGGCGATCGCCGACGATTCAGGGCTAGCAGTTCATGCCCTTGGGGGGGCACCGGGGATTTATTCGGCTCGCTATGGTGCGACGGATGCTGAACGCATTGAGCGCCTCTTGCGGGAAATGACTGGTGTGAGCGATCGCGCTGCTGAATTTATTTGTGTCATTGCCCTCGCCCGTCCCGATGGCACCATTGCCGTTACAACCGAAGGACGGTGTGCAGGCGAGATTTTAACGGCGCCCCGGGGGCAGGGGGGGTTTGGCTACGATCCTATCTTTTGGGTGCCCAGTCAGCAGCGCACCTTTGCGGAGATGAATCCCACTGAAAAGCAACAGGTCAGTCATCGGGGTCAGGCATTACAGCGACTGCGGGAGTATTTCCAGACCTTCAATCCGTAA